Proteins encoded together in one Plutella xylostella chromosome 17, ilPluXylo3.1, whole genome shotgun sequence window:
- the LOC119691556 gene encoding BTB/POZ domain-containing protein KCTD5, translating to MAEKSKEEEFMKENILNFNNERRSSKQWVKLNVGGTYFLTTKTTLSRDPNSFLYRLVQEDSDLISDRDETGAYLIDRDPTYFSPVLNYLRHGKLVINNDIAEEGVLEEAEFYNVTELIRLIKERICLKERRPTKDSKKHVYRVLQFHEEELTQMVSTMSDGWKFEQLINIGSQYNYGSDEHAEFLCVVSRECGSTPLPAGDVEPTDRAKVLQQKGSRM from the exons ATGGCGGAGAAAAGCAAGGAGGAAGAATtcatgaaagaaaatattctaAATTTCAACAATGAGAGGCGAAGTAGTAAACAGTGGGTGAAACTTAACGTTGGGGGAACATATTTTCTAACTACTAAAACTACGTTGTCTAGGGATCCTAATTCATTTTTGTATCGATTAGTTCAAGAGGATAGCGACTTGATTTCAGACAGG GACGAGACCGGAGCTTACCTAATAGACCGAGATCCCACGTACTTCTCACCGGTGCTAAATTACCTCCGTCACGGTAAACTGGTTATCAACAATGATATCGCTGAAGAGGGGGTTTTAGAAGAGGCAGAATTTTATAACGTTACGGAGCTCATTAGATTAATTAAAGAAAGAATATGTCTCAAAGAAAGACGACCAACGAAAGATTCTAAAAAGCATGTGTATAGAGTTTTACAATTTCACGAGGAAGAGCTGACTCAGATGGTGTCCACTATGTCGGACGGGTGGAAGTTCGAGCAGTTGATAAACATAGGGTCCCAGTACAACTACGGCAGCGACGAGCACGCGGAGTTCCTGTGCGTGGTGTCGCGCGAGTGCGGCAGCACGCCGCTGCCCGCGGGCGATGTGGAGCCCACCGACCGCGCCAAGGTGCTGCAGCAGAAGGGCTCGCGCATGTGA